From a region of the Besnoitia besnoiti strain Bb-Ger1 chromosome I, whole genome shotgun sequence genome:
- a CDS encoding alveolin domain containing intermediate filament IMC4 (encoded by transcript BESB_009790) has product MFSECCQSPCAPCCEGGEQAQLAPAVQQPGSRLVSGVVATQGEARILEPLVQERVVEVLKEEIQERIIEVPQVQYVDRIVEVPQHVVHEKITHVAKPIIQERVKHVHKPVYQQKIIEVPQVKVVDKIVEVPQYIYQEKIIEVPRVVVQERVIPVPRKVVKERVVEISQVDYRDVAVEREVEEVQVVQQDEVVEVPQPVVVEKVVEVPQPIAVEKVVEVPHIQHTYRNVMTPQYRHIPKPVEVPMTHYRPIPVEKIVDRNVPVPVELQIVQEYLCPKIEPRYKEVPVPVHVQRTIEHPIPKEAMGNPKLLPLYYQGSQEAAEGIAQQGPCYGFSACCMPRREQVPELGTMGSTVEILAQQGYPTMAPPQGWDGTAPPAGWAGWSKDHVPTPLRSEQHSGAMTPLAGSGAPGAPASPALSAQDMQAMQHQSGEGPFVQVAVTPLAPGQQSQVNLN; this is encoded by the exons ATGTTTTCTGAGTGTTGCCAGTCTCCCTGTGCCCCCTGCTGCGAGGGTGGTGAGCAGGCGCAGTTGGCTCCTGCTGTGCAGCAGCCAGGCAGCCGCCTGGTTTCTGGGGTTGTTGCTACCCAGGGCGAAGCACGAATTTTGGAGCCCCTTGTCCAG GAACGTGTTGTCGAGGTTCTGAAAGAGGAGATCCAGGAGCGCATCATCGAAGTTCCGCAGGTGCAGTATGTCGACAGGATCGTTGAGGTGCCGCAGCATGTTGTCCACGAAAAGATCACCCATGTTGCCAAACCCATCATCCAGGAGCGCGTCAAGCACGTTCACAAGCCCGTCTACCAGCAGAAAATTATCGAGGTCCCCCAGGTTAAG GTTGTCGACAAAATCGTTGAGGTTCCTCAGTACATCTACCAGGAGAAGATCATCGAAGTGCCTCGTGTCGTTGTGCAAGAGCGCGTAATCCCTGTTCCCCGCAAAGTTGTCAAGGAAAGGGTCGTCGAGATCAGCCAGGTGGACTACCGCGATGTGGCAGTCGAGAGGGAGGTCGAGGAGGTTCAGGTTGTCCAGCAGGATGAAGTCGTTGAGGTCCCGCAGCCAGTTGTTGTTGAGAAGGTCGTTGAGGTCCCGCAACCGATTGCTGTTGAGAAGGTCGTTGAGGTTCCGCACATCCAGCACACGTATCGCAATGTTATGACCCCCCAGTACCGCCACATCCCCAAACCCGTCGAAGTCCCTATGACCCACTACCGCCCTATTCCAGTTGAGAAGATTGTCGATCGTAACGTCCCCGTTCCGGTCGAGCTTCAGATTGTCCAGGAGTACCTCTGCCCCAAGATTGAACCCCGCTACAAGGAGGTCCCTGTCCCCGTGCACGTGCAGCGCACCATCGAGCACCCTATTCCCAAGGAGGCGATGGGCAACCCTAAGCTCCTTCCTCTGTACTACCAGGGCAGCCAAGAGGCTGCCGAGGGCATCGCGCAACAGGGCCCGTGCTATGGTTTCTCTGCATGCTGCATGCCTCGCCGCGAACAAGTACCTGAG CTCGGAACCATGGGCAGCACCGTCGAAATCTTGGCGCAGCAGGGATACCCCACGATGGCCCCGCCTCAAGGATGGGACGgcaccgcgccgcccgccggctgGGCAGGCTGGTCGAAGGACCATGTCCCCACGCCACTGCGGTCTGAGCAGCACAGCGGAGCAATGACTCCACTCGCTGGTTCCGGCGCTCCAGGTGCTCCCGCCTCTCCGGCTCTTAGTGCACAGGATATGCAAGCGATGCAGCATCAGAGTGGCGAGGGACCGTTTGTGCAAGTGGCTGTCACGCCGCTTGCTCCCGGACAGCAGAGCCAAGTCAACCTCAACTAA